The following are encoded together in the Drosophila biarmipes strain raj3 chromosome 3L, RU_DBia_V1.1, whole genome shotgun sequence genome:
- the LOC127010897 gene encoding thioredoxin-related transmembrane protein 1, translated as MTLKLLLVLLASMIPFRESENSINTDLCSRFIRSHSTDSDGRGRITMIDEINWTEVLTGEWLLILCSLPDQKCKDLERSLYNLAATSMGCLDIGLAVCDLSKLSTMQRRFSAFADETIYHVLDGDFRKLNAKQDLISLRDLLHLREWMEIHTVPFWRHPTSIFTNFSVFAFSSLVTLLRSGLVGRNVLFATIILDLVFVSIMDIVILTIYVLWCLASKIISNYHRSKKTHYQLTTYIN; from the coding sequence ATGACTTTAAAGTTGCTCTTGGTTCTACTGGCCTCCATGATTCCATTTCGCGAGTCTGAGAACTCCATAAATACGGACCTCTGCTCCCGGTTCATAAGATCCCACTCAACCGATTCCGATGGCAGGGGACGCATTACCATGATCGATGAGATTAACTGGACGGAGGTGCTAACCGGCGAGTGGTTGCTGATATTATGCTCGTTACCGGATCAGAAGTGCAAGGATCTGGAGAGGAGCTTATACAACTTGGCTGCCACCTCCATGGGTTGCCTCGATATTGGACTGGCTGTTTGCGATCTCTCAAAGCTTTCGACGATGCAAAGACGATTCTCCGCCTTTGCCGACGAGACCATATATCATGTGCTGGATGGGGACTTTCGTAAATTGAATGCCAAACAGGACCTGATATCCCTCCGCGATCTCTTGCATCTACGTGAATGGATGGAGATTCACACTGTGCCGTTTTGGAGACACCCAACTTCCATATTTACCAATTTCTCTGTTTTTGCTTTTAGTTCTCTCGTCACCTTGCTGCGGTCTGGACTTGTTGGACGTAATGTTTTGTTTGCCACTATTATTCTCGACTTGGTGTTTGTCAGCATTATGGATATTGTCATACTAACCATATATGTCTTGTGGTGTTTAGCCTCGAAAATTATTTCCAACTACCATCGTTCTAAAAAAACACACTACCAGTTAACTACGTATATCAATTAG